A single genomic interval of Pelagerythrobacter marensis harbors:
- the purT gene encoding formate-dependent phosphoribosylglycinamide formyltransferase, whose translation MAFTAKILILGAGELGREFVISAKRLGAWVVACDAYDNAPAMQVADAREVFPMLDGAALRAAVEKHRPDYVVPEIEAIRTEMLVELEGEGVNVVPSARATQLTMNRDRIRDLAAEELGLATSRYRYAETLEEVRAGAQHTGFPCVIKPVMSSSGKGQSKVDEAGGLEAAWTYAVANMRGDRRRVIVEQFVDFDYEITLLTVRTKEGVLFCPPIGHRQQRGDYRESWQPAAMSEAAIAAAQDMARKVVDDLGGYGLFGVEFFVRGDDAIFSELSPRPHDTGMVTLVSQNLSEFDLHARAIMGLPIPAPIRARPSASAVILADRDSAALRYAGLADALAVGGGTVDVRLFGKPTSRPWRRMGVALASAGDTDAARRIAAEAAGKVRIEYG comes from the coding sequence ATGGCTTTCACAGCGAAAATTCTCATCCTCGGCGCGGGCGAACTCGGCCGCGAGTTCGTTATTTCGGCCAAGCGCCTGGGCGCATGGGTCGTGGCCTGCGACGCTTACGACAATGCCCCGGCGATGCAGGTGGCCGATGCCCGCGAAGTGTTCCCGATGCTGGACGGCGCGGCCTTGCGCGCGGCGGTGGAGAAGCACCGGCCCGACTATGTCGTGCCCGAGATCGAGGCGATCCGCACCGAGATGCTGGTCGAACTGGAAGGCGAAGGGGTCAACGTCGTCCCCTCGGCCCGCGCGACGCAGCTGACCATGAACCGCGACCGCATTCGCGACCTCGCGGCCGAAGAGCTGGGGCTGGCGACATCGCGCTATCGCTATGCCGAAACGCTGGAAGAGGTGCGCGCGGGGGCGCAGCACACCGGCTTCCCCTGCGTGATCAAGCCGGTCATGTCGTCGTCGGGCAAAGGCCAGAGCAAAGTCGACGAGGCCGGCGGGCTGGAGGCCGCGTGGACTTATGCCGTGGCCAATATGCGGGGCGATCGCCGGCGGGTGATCGTGGAGCAGTTCGTCGATTTCGATTACGAGATCACGCTGCTGACCGTGCGGACGAAGGAGGGGGTGCTGTTCTGCCCGCCGATCGGCCATCGGCAGCAACGCGGCGACTATCGGGAAAGCTGGCAGCCGGCGGCGATGTCGGAGGCTGCGATCGCCGCCGCGCAGGACATGGCGCGCAAAGTCGTGGACGACCTGGGCGGCTACGGCCTGTTCGGGGTCGAATTCTTCGTCCGCGGGGATGACGCGATCTTTTCCGAGCTGAGCCCGCGCCCGCACGATACCGGGATGGTCACTCTGGTGAGCCAGAACCTCAGCGAATTCGATCTCCACGCCCGCGCGATCATGGGCCTGCCGATCCCGGCGCCGATCCGCGCGCGCCCTTCGGCAAGCGCGGTGATCCTGGCCGATCGCGACAGCGCGGCCTTGCGCTATGCCGGGCTGGCGGACGCGCTCGCCGTGGGCGGCGGGACGGTGGACGTGCGCCTTTTCGGCAAGCCGACCAGCCGGCCCTGGCGCCGCATGGGCGTGGCGCTGGCAAGCGCGGGCGACACCGACGCCGCCCGCCGCATCGCCGCCGAAGCGGCCGGCAAAGTGCGGATCGAATACGGGTGA
- a CDS encoding DUF3089 domain-containing protein, which produces MKVWLTLALAMAGLAPVSAQAPAGAPDYTEDESWLCRPDRIDACATDQSVSVIESDGTTRVEPLVPDTDRAFDCFYVYPTVSLDQGANSDMVAGPEERRVAHAQAARFRQHCRVFAPLYRQITLTALREMVERGEARRPVAAAAVAFGDVAAAWRSYLAQDNGGRGVVLIGHSQGSGMLKQLLEAMPESERGRVISALLIGTNVERATDDPARGEIAWMPPCTRADQYGCLVSYVTFRADAPPPAGSRFGRARGAGNAVLCVDPAALMGHGESARAIFSTGGVGTSSKPMTEWVAGRPLPTTGFTAVPGLISTECVDADGAQYLAVTVNGDPADPRVDDITGDVFVGETRLDDWGLHLIDMPVAMGDLVALTARQHAAWAAAQGE; this is translated from the coding sequence ATGAAAGTATGGTTGACGTTGGCCCTGGCAATGGCCGGGCTCGCCCCCGTATCGGCGCAGGCGCCGGCCGGAGCGCCCGATTATACGGAAGACGAAAGCTGGCTTTGCCGGCCCGACCGGATCGACGCATGTGCCACCGATCAGTCGGTTTCCGTGATCGAAAGCGATGGGACGACCCGCGTCGAACCGCTGGTCCCCGATACAGACCGCGCATTCGATTGCTTTTACGTCTATCCCACGGTGTCGCTCGACCAGGGCGCCAACAGCGATATGGTCGCCGGCCCTGAGGAGCGGCGCGTCGCGCATGCCCAAGCCGCGCGATTCCGCCAGCATTGCCGCGTGTTCGCGCCGCTCTATCGGCAGATTACCCTGACTGCGCTGCGCGAGATGGTGGAGCGGGGCGAAGCGCGCCGGCCGGTGGCGGCCGCGGCGGTAGCGTTCGGCGATGTCGCGGCCGCCTGGCGATCCTATCTCGCGCAGGACAACGGCGGCCGCGGCGTCGTCCTCATCGGGCACAGCCAGGGCAGCGGAATGCTGAAGCAGCTGCTGGAGGCGATGCCCGAAAGCGAGCGGGGCAGGGTGATTTCCGCGCTGCTGATCGGCACCAATGTCGAACGCGCGACCGATGACCCGGCACGCGGCGAGATTGCCTGGATGCCGCCATGCACCCGGGCGGACCAGTACGGCTGTCTCGTCAGTTACGTGACGTTCCGCGCCGATGCGCCGCCCCCGGCCGGCAGCCGATTCGGCCGCGCCCGGGGCGCGGGGAACGCGGTGCTGTGCGTCGATCCGGCGGCGCTGATGGGACATGGGGAAAGCGCGCGCGCCATCTTTTCGACCGGCGGCGTCGGAACGTCGAGCAAGCCGATGACCGAGTGGGTCGCGGGCCGGCCTCTGCCCACGACCGGGTTCACGGCGGTGCCCGGGCTGATCTCGACCGAATGCGTCGATGCCGACGGCGCGCAATATCTCGCGGTGACGGTCAACGGCGATCCCGCCGATCCGCGCGTCGACGATATCACGGGCGACGTTTTCGTGGGCGAGACGCGGCTCGACGACTGGGGGCTGCACCTGATCGACATGCCGGTGGCGATGGGCGACCTCGTCGCGCTCACCGCGCGGCAGCACGCCGCCTGGGCGGCCGCGCAGGGGGAGTAG
- a CDS encoding GGDEF domain-containing protein → MIQDFTLHEGVALYGLLAEEARDVVLKIDREGFVVHASSGIERLGITIPDMLINPHLADLAEPDQADTLRAFLGVVMRGGSASGWFEFAARRADGGTDWFTLQLRPLLDGDGTAYGAIGIMRSIEERRALEERLFAATLTDPLTGLANRRAFRTMLRHLARHRPGGSLALFDIGHLHPLWLRHGASAGDRIVSTFAGLLRQLLHRNHILARIGDERFGVLMPDDAPPAAEAVAASALAELARATDNGAPEPIDLRASVGISAICGDADETLRRAELALVHARARGRGRIACGDTPPGQRRRA, encoded by the coding sequence ATGATTCAGGATTTTACCCTCCACGAGGGGGTGGCACTCTACGGCTTGCTGGCTGAGGAGGCGCGCGACGTCGTGCTCAAGATCGATCGCGAGGGCTTCGTCGTGCACGCGTCGTCGGGGATCGAACGGCTCGGGATCACCATTCCCGACATGCTGATAAACCCTCATCTCGCCGATTTGGCCGAGCCCGATCAGGCCGATACCTTGCGCGCTTTCCTCGGCGTGGTCATGCGCGGCGGAAGCGCGTCGGGGTGGTTCGAATTCGCGGCGCGAAGAGCCGATGGCGGAACCGATTGGTTCACGCTGCAGCTCCGGCCGCTGCTCGACGGCGACGGGACGGCCTATGGCGCGATCGGGATCATGCGATCGATCGAGGAACGGCGCGCGCTGGAAGAACGGCTGTTCGCCGCCACGCTGACCGATCCGCTGACCGGGCTTGCCAACCGGCGCGCCTTTCGCACGATGTTGCGCCATCTGGCGCGTCACCGCCCGGGCGGTTCGCTGGCCTTGTTCGATATCGGCCACCTCCATCCGCTCTGGCTGCGCCACGGTGCCAGCGCGGGCGACCGCATCGTCTCCACCTTTGCCGGCCTGTTGCGCCAGCTGCTCCATCGAAATCACATCCTCGCCCGGATCGGCGACGAGCGCTTCGGAGTGCTGATGCCGGACGACGCGCCCCCGGCTGCGGAGGCCGTGGCCGCATCGGCGCTGGCCGAACTGGCGCGGGCGACGGACAACGGCGCCCCCGAGCCGATCGACTTGCGGGCCAGCGTCGGAATCTCGGCCATCTGCGGGGATGCGGACGAGACCTTGCGCCGCGCCGAGCTGGCCCTCGTCCATGCGCGTGCCCGCGGGCGCGGCCGGATCGCGTGTGGCGACACGCCGCCCGGCCAGCGGCGACGCGCCTGA
- a CDS encoding helix-turn-helix domain-containing protein, with protein MAIAAHLEEKRPSGDKRRAPRRALRLETIGSGPSGGGHPVRIHNASTTGLLLESPVELAVDDPIDIDFPEAGMVSARVVWTSGTLYGCRFDEPLSAAALSAAELKSESGLDLGESGRPPQGLGESFGGRLQRLRKERGLTLAQLGDRLGVSKPTVWAWEKGKARPLDSRIGAIADVLGVSREALDEAEGSAGLREALARSRNSIARAYGIDPGKIRIMIEL; from the coding sequence ATGGCGATTGCGGCACATCTCGAGGAGAAGCGCCCGTCGGGCGACAAGCGACGCGCCCCGCGCAGGGCGTTGCGCCTCGAAACGATCGGGAGCGGCCCGTCGGGGGGCGGGCACCCGGTGCGGATCCACAACGCGTCGACAACCGGCCTCCTGCTCGAAAGCCCGGTCGAACTTGCCGTCGACGATCCGATCGATATCGATTTCCCGGAAGCCGGCATGGTCTCGGCGCGCGTCGTCTGGACGAGCGGCACGCTCTACGGCTGCCGCTTCGACGAGCCGCTGTCGGCTGCGGCCCTTTCCGCGGCCGAATTGAAGAGCGAAAGCGGCCTCGATCTCGGCGAGAGCGGCCGGCCGCCCCAGGGGCTGGGCGAATCGTTCGGCGGCAGGCTCCAGCGCCTGCGCAAGGAGCGCGGGCTGACTCTGGCGCAGCTCGGCGATCGCCTGGGTGTTAGCAAGCCCACGGTGTGGGCGTGGGAAAAAGGCAAGGCACGCCCACTCGACAGCCGCATCGGCGCGATTGCCGATGTTCTGGGCGTCTCGCGCGAAGCCCTGGACGAGGCGGAAGGAAGCGCCGGGTTACGCGAGGCCCTCGCACGCAGCCGCAATTCCATCGCCCGTGCCTATGGTATCGATCCGGGCAAGATCCGCATAATGATCGAACTGTAG
- a CDS encoding aspartate kinase: protein MARIVMKFGGTSMAGTERIRRVANIVRKQQAAGHEVAVVVSAMAGETDRLVNFCREANALYDPAEYDVVVASGEQVTSGLLALTLQSLGCKARSWLGWQLPVRTVEAHAKARIDAIDSDALVASMAAGEIAVIPGFQGIGGDGRLTTLGRGGSDTSAVAVAAAVGADRCDIYTDVDGVYTTDPRIVAKARKLKAVTYEEMLELASVGAKVLQTRSVGLAMKEDVRIQVLSSFIGDDAVAADDLPGTMIVSEEEMNQLVEKGDMERQLVTGIAHDKNEAKVILTRVPDKPGAVAYIFEPLAQASINVDMIIQNVGRDKGETDVTFTVPQADLARAQALLEDRRGDIGFNRIITDSKIAKISVVGVGMKSHAGVAATMFRALSDRGINIQAISTSEIKVSVMIDEDETELAVRVLHTAYGLDVDDEAA from the coding sequence GTGGCGCGCATAGTGATGAAATTCGGCGGCACCTCGATGGCCGGGACCGAGCGCATCCGCCGCGTCGCCAATATCGTCCGCAAGCAGCAGGCCGCCGGGCATGAGGTGGCGGTGGTCGTCTCGGCCATGGCGGGCGAGACCGACCGGCTGGTCAATTTCTGCCGCGAGGCCAATGCGCTTTACGACCCGGCCGAATACGACGTGGTGGTGGCCAGCGGCGAGCAGGTCACCAGCGGCCTGCTGGCGCTCACGCTGCAATCGCTTGGCTGCAAGGCGCGGTCGTGGCTGGGCTGGCAATTGCCGGTGCGCACGGTGGAAGCCCACGCCAAGGCACGGATCGACGCGATCGATTCCGATGCCCTCGTCGCCTCGATGGCGGCGGGGGAGATCGCGGTCATCCCCGGCTTTCAGGGCATCGGCGGCGACGGGCGGCTGACCACGCTGGGGCGTGGCGGTTCGGATACCTCGGCCGTGGCCGTCGCGGCGGCGGTCGGCGCCGACAGGTGCGACATCTATACCGACGTCGACGGGGTCTATACCACCGATCCGCGGATCGTGGCCAAGGCGCGCAAGCTGAAGGCGGTGACGTACGAGGAAATGCTCGAACTCGCCTCGGTCGGTGCGAAAGTGTTGCAGACCCGGTCGGTCGGGTTGGCGATGAAGGAAGACGTCCGTATCCAGGTGCTGTCGAGCTTTATCGGCGACGACGCGGTGGCGGCGGACGATCTTCCCGGCACGATGATCGTATCCGAAGAAGAGATGAATCAACTAGTGGAGAAGGGCGACATGGAACGCCAGCTCGTCACCGGCATTGCGCACGACAAGAACGAGGCCAAGGTCATCCTCACCCGCGTGCCCGACAAGCCGGGCGCGGTCGCCTATATTTTCGAACCGCTCGCCCAGGCCTCGATCAACGTCGACATGATTATCCAGAACGTCGGCCGCGACAAGGGCGAGACGGACGTGACCTTTACCGTCCCGCAGGCCGACCTCGCGCGCGCGCAGGCCCTGCTGGAGGACCGGCGCGGCGATATCGGGTTCAACCGGATCATCACCGATTCGAAGATCGCGAAGATTTCGGTCGTTGGGGTCGGGATGAAGAGCCATGCCGGCGTCGCCGCGACGATGTTCCGCGCGCTTTCCGATCGCGGGATCAATATCCAGGCGATTTCCACCAGCGAGATCAAGGTTTCGGTGATGATCGACGAGGACGAAACCGAGCTTGCCGTGCGCGTCCTCCACACCGCCTACGGCCTCGACGTGGACGACGAGGCGGCATAG
- the ubiG gene encoding bifunctional 2-polyprenyl-6-hydroxyphenol methylase/3-demethylubiquinol 3-O-methyltransferase UbiG → MGDATISGETNSRGGQTIRPREAEHFGALARDWWDPKGASAMLHRLNPVRLAFLREAIDAHWGGDRRAPKPLAGLSALDIGCGAGLLCEPLARLGAEVTGVDAAPENIAAAAHHAQGSRLDIRYIAGDVATLDLGTFDLVTSMEVIEHVADKPAFLAALANRLAPGGLMILSTPNRTLRSRLLLVGAAEAVGAIPRGTHDWDDFVTPEDLRGLLADAGLTMGEPRGIAFSPAKGLHLSDDLALNYIVTARRA, encoded by the coding sequence ATGGGCGATGCAACAATCTCGGGTGAAACCAATTCTAGGGGCGGCCAAACCATCCGCCCGCGCGAGGCCGAACACTTCGGCGCCCTGGCGCGCGACTGGTGGGACCCGAAAGGCGCCTCGGCCATGCTGCACCGGCTCAACCCCGTGCGGCTCGCCTTCCTGCGCGAGGCGATCGATGCGCACTGGGGCGGCGACCGACGCGCGCCGAAGCCGCTCGCCGGGTTGAGCGCGCTCGATATCGGCTGCGGCGCCGGCCTGCTGTGCGAACCGCTGGCGCGCCTCGGCGCCGAGGTGACGGGCGTGGACGCCGCGCCGGAGAACATCGCCGCCGCCGCGCATCATGCGCAAGGGAGCCGGCTCGACATCCGCTATATCGCCGGTGATGTCGCCACGCTCGATCTCGGTACCTTCGACCTGGTGACATCGATGGAAGTGATCGAGCATGTCGCGGACAAGCCCGCGTTCCTCGCCGCGCTGGCGAACCGTCTGGCGCCGGGCGGACTGATGATCCTCTCCACTCCCAACCGCACTCTCCGTTCGCGCCTGCTGCTGGTCGGCGCGGCCGAGGCGGTCGGCGCGATTCCGCGCGGCACGCACGACTGGGATGACTTCGTAACGCCCGAGGATCTGCGCGGCCTGCTGGCCGATGCCGGGCTGACGATGGGCGAACCGCGCGGCATTGCCTTCTCCCCCGCGAAAGGCCTGCACCTGTCGGACGACCTGGCGCTGAACTATATCGTCACCGCGCGGCGCGCCTAG
- a CDS encoding glycerophosphodiester phosphodiesterase, with protein sequence MGRGLFLSVLALLGAGIAVPGGAQDFGEPLVIAHRGASGERPEHTLAAYERAIDQGADYIEPDLVVTRDGVLVARHETEISGTTDVAKRPEFADRRRTRTIDGHTVTGWFAEDFTLAELRRLRAKERLPALRPANARYDGLYQVPTLAEVIALVRAKEAETGRRIGIYPELKHPGHLREQAGIDTVALLLRELAEAGIGAEDPVFIQSFEIAPLRRLDALSDYRLVQLVAAEGGPADAPALRYADMVTMAGMERIAEYADAVGADILLAIEIDGTPSGLVSAAHAAGLQVHAWTLRKENAFLPPSLRRGEDDAARGCPEKLWTILARTGVDGIFTDDPAIAVAARDGASCPG encoded by the coding sequence ATGGGACGCGGCCTTTTCCTGAGCGTGCTGGCGCTGCTGGGCGCCGGCATTGCCGTGCCTGGCGGGGCGCAGGATTTCGGCGAGCCGCTGGTCATCGCCCATCGCGGCGCCAGTGGCGAGCGGCCCGAGCATACGCTGGCGGCTTACGAACGGGCGATCGATCAGGGCGCCGACTATATCGAGCCCGATCTCGTCGTCACGCGCGACGGTGTGCTCGTGGCGCGCCACGAAACCGAGATTTCGGGCACGACCGATGTGGCCAAACGGCCCGAGTTCGCCGACCGGCGCCGCACGCGCACGATCGACGGCCATACCGTGACCGGCTGGTTCGCGGAGGACTTCACGCTTGCCGAACTGCGGCGGCTGCGGGCGAAGGAGCGCCTGCCTGCGCTGCGTCCGGCCAATGCGCGATACGACGGGCTCTATCAGGTGCCGACGCTGGCGGAAGTGATCGCCCTCGTCCGCGCCAAGGAGGCGGAAACGGGGCGCCGGATCGGCATCTATCCCGAACTCAAGCACCCGGGGCATCTGCGCGAACAGGCCGGGATCGACACGGTGGCGTTGCTGCTGCGCGAGCTGGCGGAGGCGGGAATCGGGGCGGAGGATCCGGTCTTCATCCAGAGCTTCGAGATTGCGCCCCTGCGCCGGCTCGATGCCCTCAGCGATTACCGCCTGGTGCAGCTCGTCGCGGCCGAGGGCGGTCCGGCGGACGCGCCGGCGCTGCGCTATGCCGATATGGTCACGATGGCGGGCATGGAACGGATCGCCGAATATGCCGATGCGGTCGGCGCGGATATCCTGCTGGCGATCGAGATCGACGGCACGCCGAGCGGGCTGGTGAGCGCGGCCCACGCCGCCGGGCTGCAGGTCCACGCCTGGACCTTGCGCAAGGAAAACGCCTTCCTCCCGCCATCGCTGCGCCGCGGGGAAGACGACGCAGCCCGCGGCTGCCCGGAGAAGCTCTGGACGATCCTCGCGCGAACCGGAGTGGATGGCATCTTCACCGACGATCCGGCCATCGCGGTTGCGGCGCGCGACGGCGCAAGCTGCCCGGGCTAG
- a CDS encoding arsenate reductase — protein MTDIHVYGIPNCDTVKKARKWLDARGADYVFHDYKKEGADPARLREWIAAAGVDRVLNRRGTTYRKLSDAQKADIDADKAVTLLQEHPSMIKRPVVEHPGGLLIGFAEDEWDAAFS, from the coding sequence ATGACTGACATTCACGTTTACGGCATTCCCAACTGCGACACGGTCAAGAAGGCGCGCAAGTGGCTCGATGCGCGCGGAGCGGACTACGTGTTTCACGACTACAAGAAGGAAGGCGCCGATCCGGCGCGGCTGCGCGAATGGATCGCGGCAGCGGGGGTGGACAGGGTGCTCAACCGGCGGGGCACGACCTATCGCAAGCTGTCCGATGCGCAGAAGGCCGATATCGACGCGGACAAGGCCGTAACGCTGCTGCAAGAACACCCGAGCATGATCAAGCGTCCGGTGGTCGAACATCCGGGCGGCTTGCTGATCGGTTTTGCGGAGGACGAATGGGACGCGGCCTTTTCCTGA
- a CDS encoding CorA family divalent cation transporter, translating to MTESASPVVLRALVSENGTVAELPPGEVAAYRGDGFVWLHVEGAGKNGRPDLPAYVPDHAANALLAGETRPRCDEVDEAVLINLRGTGLEAKPDSDRLVSIRVWVEGRRATSVTRNPLAALGKVEAAMRAGRLRDGGDFVAALAQAISTELDPEVAALGDRLDECEGEIEEADIYALRRRIAALRSQAIALRRFVAPDRDALSTMAQLEFEWISKEDRMHLREAADRFARMAEELEAVRERAALLHEQLTDLRAEIVDRRSLAIAVVAFIFLPLTFVTGLLGMNVEGIPFAREEWAFWGVLGFCLLIAAIVLGWFAARHWLED from the coding sequence ATGACCGAAAGTGCAAGCCCCGTTGTTCTGCGAGCGCTGGTGTCGGAGAACGGCACGGTCGCCGAACTCCCGCCCGGCGAGGTCGCGGCCTACCGGGGCGACGGCTTCGTCTGGCTCCATGTCGAAGGGGCAGGGAAGAACGGCCGCCCCGATCTTCCCGCCTATGTCCCCGACCATGCCGCCAATGCCCTGCTCGCCGGCGAGACCCGTCCGCGCTGCGACGAGGTCGACGAGGCCGTGCTCATCAACTTGCGCGGCACCGGGCTGGAGGCGAAGCCCGACAGCGACCGGCTGGTCTCGATCCGCGTCTGGGTGGAAGGCCGGCGTGCAACCTCTGTTACGCGCAACCCGCTTGCCGCGCTCGGCAAGGTGGAGGCTGCGATGCGCGCAGGCCGATTGCGCGACGGCGGCGATTTCGTCGCCGCGCTGGCCCAGGCGATCAGCACCGAACTCGATCCCGAGGTCGCCGCCCTGGGCGACCGGCTGGACGAATGCGAAGGCGAGATAGAGGAGGCCGACATCTACGCGCTGCGGCGCCGTATCGCCGCCTTGCGTTCGCAAGCCATCGCGCTGCGGCGCTTCGTGGCGCCCGACCGGGATGCGCTTTCCACCATGGCGCAGCTCGAATTCGAATGGATCAGCAAGGAAGACCGGATGCATCTGCGCGAGGCGGCGGATCGCTTCGCCCGCATGGCCGAGGAGCTGGAGGCGGTCCGCGAGCGCGCAGCGCTGCTGCACGAGCAATTGACCGACCTTCGGGCGGAGATCGTCGATCGGCGGTCACTGGCCATTGCCGTCGTCGCCTTCATCTTCCTGCCGCTGACTTTCGTCACCGGGCTGCTGGGGATGAACGTCGAGGGCATACCCTTTGCCCGGGAAGAGTGGGCCTTCTGGGGCGTGCTCGGCTTCTGCCTGCTGATCGCGGCCATCGTGCTCGGGTGGTTCGCCGCGCGGCACTGGCTGGAAGACTGA
- a CDS encoding antibiotic biosynthesis monooxygenase, with the protein MFLVVFRNRKRADIDYAAYEADAQRMLELAQAQPGFVSFKSYTSEDGEVIALSEWEDEAAARGWGRVAEHRIVQTRGRETYYESYTLFACLDPRIHRFENGDRS; encoded by the coding sequence ATGTTCCTTGTCGTTTTCCGCAACCGCAAGCGCGCCGATATCGACTACGCCGCATACGAAGCCGATGCGCAGCGCATGCTCGAACTCGCGCAGGCGCAGCCGGGCTTCGTCTCGTTCAAAAGCTACACCAGCGAGGATGGCGAAGTGATCGCGCTGTCCGAATGGGAAGACGAGGCCGCCGCGCGCGGCTGGGGGCGGGTCGCCGAACACCGGATCGTCCAGACCCGCGGGCGCGAGACGTATTACGAAAGCTATACCCTGTTCGCCTGCCTCGACCCCCGCATCCACCGATTCGAAAACGGGGACAGGTCATGA
- the ruvC gene encoding crossover junction endodeoxyribonuclease RuvC: protein MLILGLDPSLSCTGWGLVRAEGARLSHVANGQVPTDSGAPMAQRLAALHRAIAEIVAHHRPDRAAAEEVFANKNPQSTLKLAQARGAVLAACGAAGLEVREHAARLVKKAVVGTGGADKRQVQAMLKVLLPGAAIAGPDAADALAAAIADAHLGGR, encoded by the coding sequence GTGCTGATCCTCGGCCTCGACCCATCGCTCAGTTGCACCGGCTGGGGCCTGGTGCGGGCGGAGGGCGCGCGGCTGTCGCATGTCGCCAACGGACAGGTTCCGACCGATTCGGGGGCGCCGATGGCGCAGCGGCTTGCCGCGCTTCATCGCGCGATTGCCGAAATCGTCGCGCACCATCGTCCCGACCGCGCTGCGGCAGAGGAAGTCTTTGCCAACAAGAATCCGCAGTCGACGCTCAAGTTGGCACAGGCCCGCGGCGCCGTGCTCGCCGCCTGCGGCGCCGCTGGACTCGAAGTGCGCGAACATGCCGCCCGGCTGGTGAAGAAGGCCGTCGTGGGCACCGGCGGGGCGGACAAGCGGCAGGTTCAGGCCATGCTCAAGGTCCTGCTTCCCGGTGCCGCCATTGCCGGGCCCGACGCGGCCGACGCGCTGGCGGCGGCGATCGCCGACGCGCATCTGGGAGGGAGGTAG